The DNA window GCTCGAATCTGGCTGGATGTTGGTCAGGCCAGCGTTCCTGAACGGCTGTATCCACCAGACTTCGCTGAAGGCGTAGAGCACCACTTGGTCTCCGGCTTGTGTGCCGCTCACCTTGCCCTCCATGTAGTCCATTACCCTGGGCCCACCTAGGCTTGCGGCAGGCACGCGTGTGATCTGAATAGCCGGCTTGAGATTCCGTTGCGCGGTGTGACAACCGAGAAACACGAACGGAAGCGTGGCCAGAAGCACGCTGGAGATCTTCTGCCATCGTCCGGTGCCCAGGCGAATTATGCGGAGAGTGAGCGCCATAGATCTCCGGTTCGTCCAGACCCTTTTAGACCGGAGCGCGGAGGAATGCAACCACCTTCTCACGATGCGACGAACTCAGATCTCCAGCGCCGTTGATCTTCTTCGTTATGAGCTTGAGCCATCTGGCTCTCGCATCGATACGGAATGCGGAGTTTCACAGCCATTCGGACCAGGTCTGCCACGGATTCCGCAACCATCTTGCGCATGACCTGGCTCCGGTGGATCTGCAGGGTCACCTTGCTGATGCCCAGGAGCACCGCCGCCCGCTGGTTGAGTACGCCGCCGACGACGAGGGGAAGCACTTCGCGCTCACGTGGAGTCAGCAGCAAAAGGCGCCCCTTCAGTCTCGCCAGTTCTTCTTCCTTCTGCCGTATCTTCCGGTGCTGCACAAATGCCAGCCGGACAGCGGGCAATAAAGAGTCTGGATCCAGCGGCTTCTCGAAGAACTCCATCGCTCCTGCTCTCATAGCGGAGACGGCATTCGGAACGTCCGGGGAGCCGCTGAGAAATATGACCGGTGGTCCGGCCTGCTCCTTTAGTTGGCGGAGCAGTTCGAGGCTGCAGATGTCTCGCAAGTGGAAGTCGACAATCAGGCACGCGGAGCCATCATGCCTGCCGTGTCTCAGGTACTCACAAGCGGACCCAAAGCCGACCGCTTCAAATCCATGAAAACGGAGAAGTGCAATCAGTGACTCGCGAAAGTCTAACGCCTCGTCAATCACGTAGACCACTTCCTGGGCTTCTCTGGAAGGCAACTGCTTTGGGCTGGGGAACTTTGCGAACGCCGCGAGGGCAACAGGCTCCAAACGGGACTTGAGTGCAATGGGCTGCATGGAGAGACCGTCCTTTTGA is part of the Granulicella aggregans genome and encodes:
- a CDS encoding response regulator transcription factor, producing the protein MQPIALKSRLEPVALAAFAKFPSPKQLPSREAQEVVYVIDEALDFRESLIALLRFHGFEAVGFGSACEYLRHGRHDGSACLIVDFHLRDICSLELLRQLKEQAGPPVIFLSGSPDVPNAVSAMRAGAMEFFEKPLDPDSLLPAVRLAFVQHRKIRQKEEELARLKGRLLLLTPREREVLPLVVGGVLNQRAAVLLGISKVTLQIHRSQVMRKMVAESVADLVRMAVKLRIPYRCESQMAQAHNEEDQRRWRSEFVAS